The Thermodesulfovibrionales bacterium nucleotide sequence GCTTGAGAGACCGCCGCAGAAAGTTTCGCGTCCGCTTCAGCGCCCTTCCCTATCATCGCCTTAACCATGCCCTTCAGGGCCTCGAGCTCGTTCTCTACGAGGCTTACCGTAGCCGCCGACGCAATCTTCGTCTCCGATGCGTTGATGGCAATGAGTTTCGCGCCCCCGTGTACCCTTCTCCTTATGGCCGCGTCAAGGGCGGGTAACGTCCTCTTCCACTGGTCCGGGTCCAGACCGACGAGGATGAAGAGGTCCGCCGTTTCGAGATCCGCGCCGGTTGAGAGTAATGTCTCTTCATCCCCGTAAAGACTTACCGTGCTGTCGAGGTTCCTTGTCTTGACCACATCATGGGCCAGCCGCTTTAAGGTCAGCGCATCTTCATTGAGGATCCCTCCGGTAGTCACGAATCCGGCTTTTGCCCCTGCACGCTTCAATCCCTTGCCAGCTATCTCCAGGGCATCTTCCCACGTCGTCTCCTGCAATTCTCCATTGACACGCTTCAGAGGCGACGTGACCCTCGTGTCGGCCTCGACGCAGTCAAACCCAAACCTGCCATAAGCACAGATATATCTCTCAGGAGAACCTTCGGGGGCGCCGGCATTGACCTTCATGAGCCTGCCCTCTTTCGTGCTGACGGTTAAATCACAGGCATTGCCGCAGAGGAGGCAGACCGAGCTGACCTTGTCGTAATCCCACTCCCTCCCCTTTCTCCACCGGTCGGCTTCGAGGAGCGCATTTACCGGGCAGACATCCACACAGCTGCCGCAGAAGGTGCAACCCGAATCCTGAAGCGGTCTATCGTCGGCCGTGGTGACCTTCGAGCCTACCCCCCGTCCCATGAATTCGAGGACATTCGTACCCTGGTCCTTGCAGACCCTCACGCACCTGCCGCAGAGCACGCAGTAATCGGGGTCGCGCCGGATGAACGGATTCGCCTCGTCTATCGAAAAACCGAATTTCTTCCTCGTGAAGCTCGATTCTTTTATCTCAAAATCATAGGCGTAGTTCTGGAGATTACAGACGCCCGCCTTTGTGCAGGTCATGCAATCGAGCGGGTGCATCGAAAGGATGAGGTCTACGACAAATTTCCTCGTCTCCAATACCTGCTCGGTCTTCGTGCGGACGACCATCCCCTCCTTCACTTTCGTCGTGCAGCCGATCATCGGCGCCTTCAGACCTGCTACCTCGACGAGGCAGAGCCTGCACGCGCCGATACCCTTCAAGCCCTTGAGGTAGCACAGGTTCGGTATATGGATACCGCCCATTTCGGCGGCATCGATAAGGTTCATTCCTTCTGTCGCCTCGACCTCCTTGCCGTCTATCGTTAGTTTCACCTTGTTTGCCACTGAAAACTCCTCCTCTTCTCTTCCTGATTTTGACCCTGCATTTTCTTAACTGCTCAGACCCCTACCGGTTCCCCGCTCTTTGCTCCGACGACAATGATCGCTTCCTCGGGACAGACGTTCCGGCATGCATCGCACTTCACA carries:
- a CDS encoding molybdopterin-dependent oxidoreductase, whose translation is MANKVKLTIDGKEVEATEGMNLIDAAEMGGIHIPNLCYLKGLKGIGACRLCLVEVAGLKAPMIGCTTKVKEGMVVRTKTEQVLETRKFVVDLILSMHPLDCMTCTKAGVCNLQNYAYDFEIKESSFTRKKFGFSIDEANPFIRRDPDYCVLCGRCVRVCKDQGTNVLEFMGRGVGSKVTTADDRPLQDSGCTFCGSCVDVCPVNALLEADRWRKGREWDYDKVSSVCLLCGNACDLTVSTKEGRLMKVNAGAPEGSPERYICAYGRFGFDCVEADTRVTSPLKRVNGELQETTWEDALEIAGKGLKRAGAKAGFVTTGGILNEDALTLKRLAHDVVKTRNLDSTVSLYGDEETLLSTGADLETADLFILVGLDPDQWKRTLPALDAAIRRRVHGGAKLIAINASETKIASAATVSLVENELEALKGMVKAMIGKGAEADAKLSAAVSQALITEAIDQAATFFTEAKNPVILTSPALYRASANVSLLKAAPVVSVPVESNAKGVLLMGVKAEAKTYREMTEGGLNLLYAVGEVSLQARPSVDFLIVQNSHLTGLAKQADLVLPSAAFLEADGTIVDYLGRVKRVRRAVEPAGEARQHREIFSGIAKAMGADMKEAKESETKKLTKVKTKVTFAPFNRREELDVKVEELVESVNASVINGSRLLWLKEAMKVPA